A portion of the Streptomyces sp. YPW6 genome contains these proteins:
- the dtd gene encoding D-aminoacyl-tRNA deacylase, protein MRAVVQRVDGASVAVAGATDDPAAPGTVGEIIGEGLCVLVGVTHDDTPEKAAQLARKLWSVRILEGEKSCSDVNAPLLVISQFTLYGDARKGRRPTWNAAAPGEVAEPLVDEVVARLRALGAHVETGRFGADMRVSLTNHGPFTVIIEV, encoded by the coding sequence ATGCGTGCAGTGGTACAGAGAGTGGACGGGGCGAGCGTCGCCGTCGCCGGGGCGACGGACGACCCGGCGGCCCCGGGCACCGTCGGGGAGATCATCGGCGAGGGCCTGTGTGTGCTGGTCGGCGTCACCCATGACGACACCCCCGAGAAGGCGGCCCAGCTGGCCCGCAAGCTCTGGTCGGTCCGCATCCTGGAGGGCGAGAAGTCGTGCTCCGATGTGAACGCGCCTCTCCTGGTGATTTCCCAGTTCACCCTCTACGGGGACGCCCGCAAGGGTCGCCGCCCCACCTGGAACGCCGCCGCGCCGGGCGAGGTCGCCGAGCCGCTGGTGGACGAGGTGGTGGCGCGGCTGCGGGCCCTGGGGGCGCACGTGGAGACGGGCCGCTTCGGAGCGGACATGCGCGTCTCGCTCACGAACCACGGCCCGTTCACGGTGATCATCGAGGTGTAG
- a CDS encoding ABC transporter substrate-binding protein yields MSTFGAGQSPGAVPGARTSTLRSPVQRSLPGHVPVLPPATPTTTVPEQAGGDAGFGGLRLPELRTLRRDAQRDEADLSYVRRLVQGRIDILRAELARRRDPEAPVEDAAVVSRLSEILADTPSRHRSSARHVTLTTPRGDEFRQLAAENLAEVELSDLEARTDEELHTAMGRLVRYEQQVSRRRHELQRTADDCGAEIARRYRDGEAQVDDLLA; encoded by the coding sequence ATGAGCACATTTGGAGCCGGACAATCTCCCGGTGCCGTACCGGGGGCCCGTACCAGCACCCTGAGGTCACCCGTACAGCGCAGTCTGCCGGGACATGTTCCCGTACTGCCACCCGCCACGCCCACCACCACCGTGCCGGAGCAGGCCGGCGGTGACGCGGGGTTCGGCGGGCTGCGGCTGCCGGAGCTGCGGACGCTGCGCCGGGACGCCCAGCGCGACGAGGCCGATCTCAGTTACGTACGCCGGCTCGTGCAGGGCCGGATCGACATCCTCCGCGCCGAACTGGCCCGCCGCCGGGACCCGGAGGCCCCGGTGGAGGACGCCGCGGTGGTGAGCCGGCTCTCGGAGATCCTGGCCGACACCCCGTCCCGGCACCGCTCCTCCGCCCGGCACGTCACGCTGACGACGCCGCGCGGCGACGAGTTCCGGCAGCTCGCCGCCGAGAACCTCGCCGAGGTCGAACTGTCCGACCTGGAGGCCCGGACGGACGAGGAGCTGCACACGGCGATGGGCCGGCTCGTCCGCTACGAGCAGCAGGTCTCCCGGCGCCGTCACGAGCTGCAGCGCACGGCCGACGATTGCGGCGCGGAGATCGCCCGCAGGTACCGTGACGGGGAAGCACAAGTGGACGACCTGCTCGCCTGA